Proteins from one Streptomyces roseifaciens genomic window:
- a CDS encoding tautomerase family protein, with product MSALKNSSARTIVHINPVPAGSYYVDGRPLTGGRDAHVEASITLGTNSAGEKAAFIAEAGALLTDVLGPLARCGVALHELHPESYGYHGVTQFDHYRGAAAAVPEAAPHR from the coding sequence GTGTCCGCCCTGAAGAATTCGAGTGCGCGCACCATCGTCCACATCAACCCGGTTCCGGCCGGCAGCTATTACGTCGACGGCAGGCCGCTGACCGGCGGCCGTGACGCGCACGTGGAGGCCAGTATCACCCTGGGCACGAACAGCGCGGGGGAGAAGGCCGCCTTCATCGCCGAGGCCGGGGCGTTGCTGACGGACGTCCTCGGCCCGCTGGCCCGGTGCGGCGTCGCACTCCACGAACTGCACCCCGAGAGCTACGGCTACCACGGGGTGACGCAGTTCGACCACTACCGCGGGGCGGCCGCAGCCGTGCCGGAGGCCGCCCCTCACCGTTGA
- a CDS encoding PD40 domain-containing protein: MRRLARAAILVTALGACAAATVPVASGAEHQRPRTERVSVTAGGAQANGESYTAGISADGRYATFRSRATDLAPGTREGVNLFIKDLRTGAVEQANVASDGTPADDSSFDIALSADGRYAVFDSRAGNLSPDKRPGDTDLFVRDRRTGRTELLLENKQQRAGTSYEPAMSADGRFVAFVSDRTDLVPGPSTDPVAVYVRDRWRGTTQRVSVRSDGSQAGTRSAAPVISADGSKVGFLSLGGLGEGEGRPAGAGQGPARPRLDTFYVHDMRTGRTELAARQRDGSSAAATDIGLSPDGRHALFSSRTSDVVPGKTTNTADVYARDLRTGVTRRLSVAHDGAEALGNSRGPVMSADNRKVFFSSTAPNLIPGGSGGTDSRSAVYARDLLTGAVERLDVADDGTPANGDSDGVAVDLTGRTAVFTSAADNLVPDDTGKVVDVFLRRLT; encoded by the coding sequence ATGCGCCGTCTCGCACGAGCCGCCATTCTGGTCACCGCGTTGGGTGCCTGCGCCGCAGCCACCGTGCCGGTGGCCTCCGGTGCCGAGCACCAGCGGCCGCGTACGGAACGGGTGAGCGTGACCGCCGGCGGTGCCCAGGCCAACGGCGAGTCGTACACCGCCGGCATCAGCGCCGACGGCCGCTACGCCACCTTCAGATCCCGGGCCACCGATCTGGCACCGGGCACCCGCGAGGGCGTCAACCTGTTCATCAAGGACTTACGCACCGGCGCGGTCGAACAGGCCAACGTGGCGAGCGACGGCACACCGGCCGACGACTCCTCCTTCGACATCGCGCTCAGCGCCGACGGGCGGTACGCCGTCTTCGACTCGCGGGCCGGCAACCTGTCCCCGGACAAGCGCCCCGGCGACACCGACCTCTTCGTCCGCGACCGCAGGACGGGGCGGACCGAACTCCTGCTGGAGAACAAACAGCAGCGGGCGGGCACGTCGTACGAACCGGCCATGAGCGCCGACGGGCGGTTCGTCGCCTTCGTCTCCGACCGGACCGACCTCGTCCCCGGGCCGAGCACGGATCCGGTGGCCGTCTACGTACGGGACCGCTGGAGGGGCACCACGCAGCGGGTGAGCGTCCGGTCGGACGGGAGCCAGGCGGGTACCCGCTCGGCGGCACCGGTCATCAGCGCCGACGGCAGCAAGGTCGGGTTCCTGTCGCTCGGCGGCCTGGGCGAGGGCGAGGGCCGTCCGGCCGGCGCCGGTCAGGGGCCGGCCAGGCCACGGTTGGACACCTTCTACGTCCACGACATGCGCACCGGGCGGACCGAACTCGCCGCCCGGCAGCGCGACGGCAGCAGCGCGGCGGCGACCGACATCGGGCTCAGCCCCGACGGGCGCCACGCGCTCTTCTCCTCCCGCACCTCCGACGTCGTACCGGGCAAGACCACGAACACGGCGGACGTGTACGCCCGGGACCTGAGGACCGGCGTCACCCGCCGTCTGAGCGTCGCCCACGACGGGGCCGAGGCCCTGGGCAACTCGCGCGGGCCGGTCATGAGCGCCGACAACCGGAAGGTGTTCTTCAGCTCCACCGCCCCCAACCTGATCCCCGGCGGCAGCGGCGGCACCGACAGCCGCTCGGCCGTCTACGCACGGGACCTGCTGACCGGAGCCGTCGAGCGGCTCGACGTCGCGGACGACGGAACCCCGGCCAACGGCGACTCGGACGGGGTCGCCGTCGACCTGACCGGCCGTACCGCGGTCTTCACCAGCGCCGCCGACAACCTCGTCCCCGACGACACCGGCAAGGTCGTCGACGTGTTCCTGCGCCGCCTCACGTGA
- a CDS encoding RICIN domain-containing protein, with the protein MKSRYRLLGVVVAAAATLLTSGITGASAAVPDTKPGTDGALSYGWIRNANSAHCLAVPGGSTENGIGLIQWGCGSWRDHYWQFEYAFNNGGRNYYRIRNLNSQQCLAVPGASTTPGTQVIQWPCGTWADHYWGIEVTGNGRRLVNWNSGQCLAIPGASRVQGEKAIQWPCGTWADHYWNF; encoded by the coding sequence ATGAAGTCGCGCTATCGCCTCCTGGGAGTGGTGGTCGCCGCCGCGGCCACGCTGCTCACCTCCGGCATCACCGGAGCCTCCGCCGCCGTACCGGACACCAAGCCCGGCACGGACGGCGCCCTCTCCTACGGCTGGATCCGCAACGCCAACAGCGCCCACTGCCTGGCCGTACCCGGTGGCAGCACCGAGAACGGCATCGGGCTCATCCAGTGGGGCTGCGGCAGCTGGCGGGACCACTACTGGCAGTTCGAGTACGCGTTCAACAACGGAGGCCGCAACTACTACCGCATAAGAAACCTCAACAGCCAGCAGTGCCTGGCCGTACCGGGAGCCAGCACAACGCCGGGCACCCAGGTCATCCAGTGGCCCTGCGGCACCTGGGCCGACCACTACTGGGGCATCGAGGTCACCGGCAACGGCAGGCGCCTGGTGAACTGGAACAGCGGCCAGTGCCTCGCCATCCCCGGCGCCAGCCGCGTACAGGGCGAGAAGGCCATTCAGTGGCCGTGCGGCACGTGGGCGGACCACTACTGGAACTTCTAG
- a CDS encoding lipoprotein, with amino-acid sequence MRKLTRGTAVCAALTIGVLSGCSSAAEKGGDTARESTAPAETAAKAEKAEKNTGKPDAKKVTRIGAAGSACELPVTFDLAKAWKPSGLSIEDGKLLAKISGHAAFRGACELDAKPAGNIGFMRVWTTDRTDSSARQTLESYMAEEKNVSEQKISEIKAGDLPASEVVYTQKSALTDEPRQQRALAVKTPKGVTIVHLGGLDTEEHKEMLPAYELAKKSMTPTT; translated from the coding sequence ATGCGCAAGCTCACGCGGGGTACGGCGGTCTGCGCCGCACTCACGATCGGCGTCCTGTCCGGCTGCTCGTCGGCCGCCGAAAAGGGTGGCGACACCGCCCGGGAGTCCACGGCCCCGGCCGAAACGGCGGCGAAGGCCGAGAAGGCCGAGAAGAACACCGGCAAGCCGGACGCGAAGAAGGTCACCCGGATCGGCGCCGCCGGCTCGGCCTGCGAGCTCCCGGTCACCTTCGATCTGGCCAAGGCATGGAAGCCCTCGGGCCTCTCCATCGAGGACGGAAAGCTCCTGGCCAAAATCTCCGGCCACGCAGCATTCAGGGGCGCCTGCGAACTCGATGCCAAGCCCGCCGGCAATATCGGCTTCATGCGGGTCTGGACCACGGACCGGACCGACTCCTCGGCGCGCCAGACGCTGGAGTCCTACATGGCCGAGGAGAAGAACGTCAGCGAGCAGAAGATCAGCGAGATCAAGGCCGGCGACCTTCCCGCCTCGGAAGTGGTCTACACGCAGAAGAGCGCCCTCACGGACGAGCCGAGGCAGCAGCGCGCCCTCGCCGTGAAGACGCCGAAGGGCGTGACCATCGTGCACCTGGGCGGTCTCGACACGGAAGAGCACAAGGAAATGCTCCCGGCCTACGAACTGGCCAAGAAGAGCATGACCCCCACCACCTGA
- a CDS encoding ATP-binding cassette domain-containing protein, which yields MSTAKRANTKSPAPHTADSHDLIRVHGARVNNLKDVSIEIPKRRLTVFTGVSGSGKSSLVFDTIAAESQRLINETYSAFVQGFMPTLARPEVDVLDGLTTAIIVDQQRLGADPRSTVGTVTDAHAMLRILFSRLGKPHIGPPSAYSFNTASVRASGAITVERGTKKAVKATYQRTGGMCPRCEGRGTVSDIDLTQLYDDSKSLNEGALTIPGYSMDGWYGRIFTGCGFFDPDKPIRKYTKRELHDLLHKEPTKIKVDGINLTYEGLIPKIRKSMLSKDIDALQPHVRAFVERATAFAVCPECDGTRLSEGARSSKIKKISIADACAMEIRDLAEWVRRLKKPSVAPLLTALQGTLDSFVEIGLGYLSLDRPSGTLSGGEAQRVKMIRHLGSSLTDVTYVFDEPTTGLHPHDIQRMNDLLLRLRDKGNTVLVVEHKPQAIAIADHVVDLGPGAGRGGGTVCFEGTVAGLRAGGTVTGRHLDDRAGIKETVRKPTGKLPVRGATEHNLRNVDVDIPLGVLAVVTGVAGSGKSSLVHGAIPADEGVVSVDQGAIRGSRRSNPATYTGLLDPIRKAFAKANGVKPALFSANSEGACPTCNGAGVIYTDLAMMAGVATTCEDCEGKRFDASVLDYHLGGHDISEVLAMPVAEAEEFFADGEARIPAAHKILTRLADVGLGYLTLGQPLTTLSGGERQRLRLATHMADKGGVYILDEPTTGLHLADVEQLLGLLDRIVDSGKSVIVVEHHPAVMAHADWIIDLGPGAGHDGGRIVFEGTPADLVAARSTLTGEHLAEYVGA from the coding sequence ATGAGCACGGCCAAGAGGGCGAACACGAAGTCGCCTGCGCCGCACACTGCCGACAGCCACGATCTGATCCGCGTGCACGGCGCGCGCGTGAACAACCTCAAGGACGTCAGCATCGAGATCCCCAAGCGGCGGCTGACGGTGTTCACCGGCGTCTCCGGCTCGGGCAAGAGCTCGCTGGTGTTCGACACGATCGCCGCGGAGTCGCAGCGGCTGATCAACGAGACCTACAGCGCCTTCGTGCAGGGCTTCATGCCCACGCTGGCGCGGCCCGAGGTCGACGTGCTCGACGGGCTGACGACCGCGATCATCGTCGACCAGCAGCGGCTGGGGGCCGACCCCCGCTCCACCGTCGGCACCGTCACCGACGCCCACGCGATGCTGCGCATCCTCTTCAGCCGGCTCGGGAAGCCGCACATCGGCCCTCCCAGCGCGTACTCCTTCAACACCGCATCGGTCCGGGCGAGCGGCGCGATCACGGTCGAGCGAGGCACCAAGAAGGCGGTGAAGGCGACCTACCAGCGCACCGGCGGCATGTGCCCGCGCTGCGAGGGCCGGGGCACGGTCTCGGACATCGACCTCACCCAGCTCTACGACGACTCCAAGTCGCTCAACGAGGGTGCGCTCACGATCCCCGGTTACAGCATGGACGGCTGGTACGGCCGCATCTTCACCGGCTGCGGCTTCTTCGACCCGGACAAGCCGATCCGCAAGTACACCAAGCGGGAGCTGCACGACCTCCTCCACAAGGAACCGACCAAGATCAAGGTCGACGGCATCAACCTGACGTACGAGGGGCTGATCCCGAAGATCCGGAAGTCGATGCTGTCCAAGGACATCGACGCGCTGCAGCCGCACGTCCGGGCGTTCGTGGAGCGGGCGACGGCGTTCGCCGTCTGCCCCGAGTGCGACGGCACCCGGCTCAGCGAGGGGGCGCGGTCGTCGAAGATCAAGAAGATCAGCATCGCCGACGCCTGCGCGATGGAGATCAGGGACCTGGCCGAGTGGGTCCGCCGCCTCAAGAAGCCCTCGGTGGCACCGCTGCTCACCGCACTGCAGGGGACCCTCGACTCGTTCGTGGAGATCGGTCTCGGCTACCTCTCGCTCGACCGGCCCTCGGGCACGCTGTCCGGCGGCGAGGCGCAGCGCGTCAAGATGATCCGCCACCTCGGCTCCTCGCTCACCGACGTCACGTACGTCTTCGACGAGCCCACCACGGGCCTGCACCCCCACGACATCCAGCGGATGAACGACCTGCTGCTGCGGCTGCGGGACAAGGGCAACACGGTGCTCGTCGTGGAGCACAAGCCGCAGGCGATCGCGATCGCCGACCACGTCGTCGACCTCGGGCCCGGCGCCGGTAGGGGCGGCGGCACCGTCTGCTTCGAGGGCACCGTGGCGGGCCTGCGGGCGGGCGGCACCGTCACCGGCCGCCATCTCGACGACCGGGCCGGCATCAAGGAGACGGTGCGCAAGCCCACCGGGAAGCTTCCGGTCCGCGGCGCGACGGAGCACAACCTCCGGAACGTGGACGTCGACATCCCGCTCGGCGTGCTGGCCGTCGTCACCGGCGTCGCCGGCTCCGGCAAGAGCTCGCTCGTGCACGGGGCGATCCCCGCCGACGAGGGTGTGGTCTCGGTCGACCAGGGCGCGATCCGCGGCTCCCGGCGCAGCAACCCGGCGACGTACACCGGGCTGCTCGACCCGATCCGCAAGGCGTTCGCGAAGGCCAACGGCGTGAAGCCGGCCCTGTTCAGCGCCAACTCCGAGGGCGCCTGCCCCACTTGCAACGGCGCCGGCGTCATCTACACCGACCTGGCGATGATGGCCGGTGTCGCCACCACCTGCGAGGACTGCGAGGGCAAGCGGTTCGACGCGTCGGTCCTCGACTACCACCTCGGCGGTCACGACATCAGCGAGGTGCTGGCGATGCCGGTGGCCGAGGCCGAGGAGTTCTTCGCCGACGGCGAGGCGCGCATCCCGGCCGCGCACAAGATCCTCACCCGGCTCGCCGACGTCGGGCTCGGCTACCTCACCCTCGGCCAGCCGCTCACCACGCTGTCCGGCGGCGAACGGCAGCGCCTCAGGCTCGCGACCCACATGGCCGACAAGGGCGGCGTCTACATCCTCGACGAGCCGACCACCGGCCTGCACCTCGCCGACGTCGAGCAGCTCCTCGGCCTGCTCGACCGGATCGTCGACTCCGGCAAGTCGGTCATCGTCGTCGAGCACCACCCGGCGGTCATGGCGCACGCCGACTGGATCATCGACCTCGGCCCCGGCGCCGGCCACGACGGCGGCCGGATCGTCTTCGAGGGCACCCCCGCCGACCTCGTGGCCGCCCGCTCCACCCTCACCGGCGAGCACCTCGCGGAGTACGTCGGCGCCTGA
- a CDS encoding VOC family protein codes for MAVDDHDKALAFYRDVLGLEVRNDVGFEGMRWVTVGAPSQPDVNIVLEPPLADPNASPADKQAMAELLAKGQLRGVIFHTDDCDATFERIRAGGGEVMQEPVDQPYGVRDCAFRDPSGNMLRFTQPRGQ; via the coding sequence ATCGCCGTCGACGACCACGACAAGGCGCTCGCCTTCTACCGGGACGTGCTCGGCCTGGAGGTGCGCAACGACGTCGGGTTCGAGGGGATGCGCTGGGTGACCGTCGGGGCGCCGTCGCAGCCCGACGTGAACATCGTTCTCGAACCGCCCCTCGCGGACCCGAACGCCTCCCCCGCCGACAAGCAGGCCATGGCGGAACTGCTGGCCAAGGGCCAGCTGCGCGGAGTCATCTTCCACACCGACGACTGCGACGCCACCTTCGAGCGCATCCGCGCCGGGGGCGGCGAGGTGATGCAGGAGCCGGTCGACCAGCCGTACGGCGTCCGCGACTGCGCCTTCCGCGATCCCTCCGGCAACATGCTGCGCTTCACCCAGCCTCGCGGGCAGTGA
- a CDS encoding helix-turn-helix transcriptional regulator, whose protein sequence is MNLEDLVRLRRARDRMDRDYAQPLDVPALARAALMSTGHFSRSFRAAFGETPYGYLMTRRIERAKALLRRGDLTVTEVCFEVGCTSLGSFSSRFTELVGESPSAYRARRHDDGAAIPPCIAKIHTRPVRNGEAKPDPRP, encoded by the coding sequence GTGAACCTGGAGGACCTCGTCCGGCTGCGCCGGGCCCGTGACCGGATGGACCGCGACTACGCGCAGCCGCTCGACGTGCCGGCGCTGGCGCGCGCCGCCCTGATGTCGACGGGCCATTTCTCCCGCAGCTTCCGCGCCGCCTTCGGGGAGACCCCGTACGGCTACCTGATGACGCGCCGGATCGAGCGGGCGAAGGCGCTGCTGCGGCGGGGTGACCTGACGGTGACGGAGGTCTGCTTCGAGGTCGGCTGTACGTCGCTGGGGTCGTTCAGCTCACGGTTCACCGAGCTGGTGGGCGAGAGCCCGAGCGCGTACCGGGCCCGCCGCCATGACGACGGCGCGGCCATCCCGCCCTGCATCGCCAAGATCCACACGCGACCGGTCAGAAATGGAGAAGCGAAACCCGACCCCCGCCCGTAG
- a CDS encoding cupin domain-containing protein, with protein sequence MPTEQNASAYTWSALQDAPVHELFPGIRLRPLWSGGQGAKALVVEMDPHACWQGVDLHEPGPEEVYVISGTFNDGDRDYPAGSFIHAPAGSSHVPQTTTGCTLFVFYPEG encoded by the coding sequence ATGCCAACAGAACAGAACGCCTCCGCCTATACGTGGTCCGCCCTGCAGGACGCTCCGGTTCACGAGCTCTTCCCCGGCATCCGCCTGCGCCCGCTGTGGAGCGGCGGCCAGGGCGCGAAGGCCCTCGTGGTGGAGATGGACCCCCACGCGTGCTGGCAGGGAGTGGATCTCCACGAGCCGGGCCCCGAAGAGGTCTACGTGATCTCCGGGACCTTCAACGACGGCGACCGCGACTATCCGGCCGGCTCGTTCATCCACGCCCCCGCGGGCTCCTCGCACGTACCGCAGACGACGACCGGCTGCACGCTGTTCGTCTTCTATCCCGAGGGGTAG
- a CDS encoding helix-turn-helix domain-containing protein → MHRVVALVHIPQSTFQLACAADVFGTERRGLPTRYTFGVCAETPGPVPTSAGYDMVVTDGLDALDRADTVIVPGWLPTDEQPSPAVLRALRRAHARGARIVSICSGAFVVAHAGLLDGRQATTHWGLAQEFAARFPAVGFAADVLYVDHGDVATSAGSGAGIDLCLHLVRTDHGARYAADVARSMVMPPHREGGQLQYAAPPHPLQMEGTLAPLLEWATGRLGEPLALDDLAAHAGVSARTLARRFTDQLGTSPGQWLLAQRITAARELLESSDLPLDAVARRVGLSSATNLRRRFLGALGTTPGAYRRAFRAGQR, encoded by the coding sequence ATGCATCGTGTCGTGGCACTCGTCCATATCCCACAGTCGACCTTCCAGCTCGCCTGCGCGGCCGACGTCTTCGGGACCGAGCGCCGAGGACTGCCCACCCGCTACACGTTCGGCGTCTGCGCGGAGACCCCGGGCCCCGTCCCCACGAGCGCCGGGTACGACATGGTCGTGACCGACGGGCTGGACGCGCTCGACCGGGCGGACACCGTGATCGTCCCGGGATGGCTCCCCACCGACGAGCAGCCTTCGCCCGCAGTGCTCCGTGCCCTGCGCCGCGCTCACGCCCGCGGGGCGCGAATCGTCAGCATCTGCTCCGGGGCCTTCGTCGTGGCGCACGCGGGCCTGCTGGACGGTCGGCAGGCCACCACGCACTGGGGGCTGGCGCAGGAGTTCGCCGCGCGCTTCCCGGCGGTCGGGTTCGCTGCGGACGTGCTCTACGTGGATCACGGCGACGTGGCCACCAGTGCGGGTTCCGGAGCCGGCATCGACCTGTGCCTGCACCTGGTCCGCACCGACCACGGCGCCCGCTACGCAGCGGACGTCGCACGGAGCATGGTCATGCCGCCCCACCGCGAGGGCGGGCAGCTGCAGTACGCGGCGCCGCCGCACCCCTTGCAGATGGAGGGCACGCTTGCGCCGCTGCTGGAGTGGGCCACAGGCAGACTCGGCGAACCGCTGGCCCTCGACGACCTCGCCGCACATGCGGGCGTCTCGGCACGCACCCTGGCCCGGAGGTTCACCGATCAGCTCGGCACCAGCCCCGGGCAGTGGCTGCTGGCCCAGCGGATCACAGCGGCCAGGGAGCTGCTGGAGTCCTCCGACCTCCCGCTGGACGCCGTCGCCCGCCGCGTCGGCCTCTCCTCGGCCACCAACCTCCGCAGGCGCTTCCTCGGCGCCCTGGGCACGACCCCCGGCGCCTACCGCCGTGCGTTCCGGGCGGGGCAGCGGTAG
- a CDS encoding GDSL-type esterase/lipase family protein — MAALASAAPAQAAAPDPAPAPPSGPSVAVALGDSFISGEGGRWLGNTDRYDKGRNGTDRAWTGTAYDPGRVYGATAAVGGCHRSDGAEILTAPLPVAERISLACSGAETKHVLSAARGGLSLNGEAPQTDRLAQIARTKKVTLVALSIGGNDLGFGTVIGDCAYDWAFSRLCWKKQAAEVDRKLPAVQAKVSAVVDDIRATMAAAGYGDGDYRLVLQSYPSPLPGGEEFRLREGDPNRLRRDGCPFNDRDASWARYTFVPQLSAMIRDVAASRGADFLDLKDTMAGHEVCALGTTQVGATGPDARKHEWFRFLDYANTQGTLEESMHPNAFGQRALGACLGLVAAARPGRYGCVADYLGDGSPTAMRIRPADQAGR, encoded by the coding sequence TTGGCGGCACTCGCGAGCGCCGCGCCCGCACAGGCCGCGGCTCCGGATCCGGCTCCGGCCCCGCCGTCCGGCCCGTCCGTGGCGGTCGCGCTCGGGGACAGCTTCATCTCCGGTGAGGGCGGCCGCTGGCTCGGCAACACCGACCGCTACGACAAGGGCCGCAACGGCACCGACCGGGCCTGGACCGGCACGGCGTACGACCCCGGGCGCGTCTACGGCGCGACCGCTGCGGTCGGCGGCTGCCACCGCTCGGACGGCGCGGAGATCCTCACCGCGCCCCTGCCCGTGGCCGAACGCATCAGCCTCGCCTGCTCCGGCGCCGAGACGAAGCACGTCCTGAGCGCCGCCCGGGGCGGCCTGTCCCTCAACGGAGAGGCACCGCAGACCGACCGGCTCGCGCAGATCGCCCGCACCAAGAAGGTCACGCTCGTGGCCCTCTCCATCGGCGGGAACGACCTCGGCTTCGGCACCGTCATCGGCGACTGCGCCTACGACTGGGCGTTCAGCCGCCTGTGCTGGAAGAAGCAGGCCGCGGAGGTCGACCGTAAACTGCCCGCCGTCCAGGCGAAGGTGTCCGCGGTCGTGGACGACATCCGGGCGACGATGGCGGCCGCCGGTTACGGCGACGGCGACTACCGGCTCGTCCTGCAGTCGTACCCGTCGCCCCTCCCCGGCGGCGAGGAGTTCCGCCTGCGCGAAGGCGACCCGAACCGCCTGCGCAGGGACGGCTGTCCCTTCAACGACCGGGACGCCTCCTGGGCCCGCTACACCTTCGTCCCCCAGCTGTCCGCCATGATCCGTGACGTCGCCGCGTCCCGCGGCGCGGACTTCCTCGACCTCAAGGACACGATGGCGGGACACGAGGTCTGCGCCCTCGGAACCACCCAGGTGGGAGCCACCGGCCCCGACGCCCGTAAGCACGAGTGGTTCCGTTTCCTCGACTACGCCAACACCCAGGGGACGCTGGAGGAATCCATGCACCCCAACGCCTTCGGCCAGCGGGCGCTGGGTGCCTGCCTGGGCCTCGTGGCGGCGGCCCGGCCCGGCCGGTACGGATGCGTCGCCGACTACCTCGGCGACGGCTCGCCGACCGCCATGCGCATCCGCCCGGCGGATCAGGCCGGGCGCTGA
- a CDS encoding GDSL-type esterase/lipase family protein: protein MNDRLDDISDIPETPASTPATDWTTTPVTTPITADLLRGALDLEYTEHGVLPHRLPARARAQCADGQLAVAEAQPSGVRLVFRTRAGVIELDALRTKNVYKGAPPRPDGVYDLLVDGRLAGRASVSGGNVLLVDMTTGSAETRPGPVGTVRFSGLPDRVKDVEIWLPHNEITQLVALRTDAPVEPLPDGGRKKWLHHGSSISHGSDAASPSTTWPALAGFLGDVELTNLGLGGSALLDPFTARALRDTPADVISIKVGINLVNTDLMRLRAFGPAVHGFLDTVREGHPTTPLLVVSPILCPIHEDTPGPSAPDFSSLSEGKLRFRAAGDPAERAAGKLTLNVIRDELARLVEQRAADDPNLHYLDGRELYGEADFAELPLPDQLHPDAAAHRRIGERFAALAFGSGGPFATTRV from the coding sequence ATGAACGACCGGCTCGACGACATCTCCGACATCCCCGAGACCCCCGCCTCGACCCCGGCGACGGACTGGACGACGACTCCCGTCACCACGCCCATCACCGCGGACCTCCTGCGCGGCGCCCTGGACCTGGAGTACACCGAACACGGGGTCCTGCCGCACCGGCTGCCGGCCCGGGCCCGGGCGCAGTGCGCCGACGGGCAGCTGGCCGTGGCGGAGGCCCAGCCCTCCGGCGTACGGCTGGTGTTCCGCACGCGGGCCGGTGTCATCGAGCTGGACGCCCTCCGCACCAAGAACGTCTACAAGGGCGCCCCGCCCCGGCCCGACGGCGTCTACGACCTGCTCGTCGACGGCCGCCTGGCCGGGCGGGCGAGCGTGTCCGGCGGCAACGTCCTGCTGGTGGACATGACCACCGGGTCCGCGGAGACCCGTCCCGGCCCGGTCGGTACCGTCCGGTTCTCCGGTCTGCCCGACCGCGTCAAGGACGTCGAGATCTGGCTGCCGCACAACGAGATCACCCAGCTCGTCGCCCTGCGCACGGACGCTCCCGTCGAGCCCCTGCCGGACGGGGGCCGCAAGAAGTGGCTGCATCACGGCAGTTCGATCAGTCACGGCTCCGATGCCGCGAGTCCCAGCACGACCTGGCCCGCGCTGGCCGGCTTCCTCGGCGACGTGGAACTGACCAATCTGGGGCTGGGCGGCAGCGCGCTGCTCGACCCGTTCACCGCCCGCGCCCTGCGCGACACCCCCGCGGACGTGATCAGCATCAAGGTCGGCATCAACCTCGTCAACACCGACCTGATGCGCCTGCGCGCCTTCGGCCCCGCGGTGCACGGCTTCCTCGACACCGTCCGCGAGGGCCATCCCACCACGCCGCTCCTGGTCGTCTCCCCCATCCTGTGCCCCATCCACGAGGACACCCCCGGCCCCAGCGCCCCGGACTTCAGCAGCCTCAGCGAGGGGAAGCTGCGGTTCCGGGCCGCGGGCGACCCCGCGGAGCGCGCCGCCGGGAAGCTGACCCTCAACGTCATCCGGGACGAACTGGCCCGCCTGGTGGAGCAGCGGGCGGCCGACGACCCGAACCTGCACTACCTCGACGGCCGCGAGCTCTACGGCGAGGCGGACTTCGCCGAACTGCCACTGCCCGACCAGCTCCACCCGGATGCCGCGGCACACCGCCGCATCGGCGAACGCTTCGCCGCCCTGGCCTTCGGCTCCGGCGGGCCGTTCGCCACCACGCGCGTCTGA